One window from the genome of Asterias rubens chromosome 11, eAstRub1.3, whole genome shotgun sequence encodes:
- the LOC117297094 gene encoding tubulin alpha-1A chain-like: MRECISVHVGQAGVQMGNACWELYCLEHGIQPDGQMPSDKTIGGGDDSFNTFFSETGSGKHVPRCVFVDLEPTVVDEVRTGTYRQLFHPEQLITGKEDAANNYARGHYTVGKELIDVVLDRVRKLSDQCTGLQGFLIFHSFGGGTGSGFTSLLMERLSVDYGKKSKLEFAVYPAPQISTAVVEPYNSILTTHTTLEHSDCAFMVDNEAIYDICRRNLDIERPTYTNLNRLIGQIVSSITASLRFDGALNVDLTEFQTNLVPYPRIHFPLATYAPVISAEKAYHEQMSVAEITNACFEPANQMVKCDPRHGKYMACCLLYRGDVVPKDVNAAIAAIKTKRTIQFVDWCPTGFKVGINYQPPTVVPGGDLAKVRRAVCMLSNTTAIAEAWARLDHKFDLMYAKRAFVHWYVGEGMEEGEFSEAREDLAALEKDYEEVGLDSADDDGEEDGEEY; the protein is encoded by the exons CGTGAATGTATCTCAGTCCATGTCGGTCAGGCCGGAGTCCAGATGGGCAATGCCTGCTGGGAGTTGTACTGCCTGGAGCACGGCATCCAGCCTGATGGTCAGATGCCCAGTGACAAGACCATCGGAGGTGGAGACGACTCCTTCAACACCTTCTTCAGTGAGACCGGTTCCGGCAAGCATGTTCCACGTTGTGTCTTTGTTGACTTGGAGCCCACTGTTGTTG aTGAGGTCCGTACCGGAACCTACCGCCAGCTCTTCCACCCTGAGCAGCTGATCACAGGCAAAGAGGATGCCGCCAACAACTACGCCAGAGGTCACTACACCGTCGGCAAGGAGCTCATCGATGTTGTCCTAGACAGAGTCCGCAAGCTGTCTGATCAGTGCACCGGTCTTCAGGGCTTCCTCATCTTCCACAGCTTCGGCGGTGGTACCGGCTCTGGCTTCACATCCCTGTTGATGGAGCGTCTCTCCGTCGACTACGGCAAGAAGTCCAAGCTTGAGTTTGCTGTCTACCCTGCCCCACAGATCTCCACAGCTGTTGTAGAGCCTTACAACTCCATCCTCACCACTCACACCACCCTTGAGCACTCCGACTGTGCCTTCATGGTCGACAACGAGGCAATCTACGACATCTGCCGTCGCAACCTCGACATCGAGAGACCGACCTACACTAACCTTAACCGTCTCATTGGTCAGATCGTGTCCTCCATCACTGCCTCACTTCGCTTTGATGGTGCCCTCAACGTCGACTTGACAGAGTTCCAGACCAACCTGGTTCCCTACCCACGTATTCACTTTCCTCTTGCCACCTATGCACCAGTCATCTCCGCTGAGAAGGCCTACCATGAACAGATGTCTGTTGCAGAGATCACCAATGCCTGCTTCGAGCCGGCCAACCAGATGGTGAAGTGCGATCCCCGTCACGGCAAGTACATGGCTTGCTGCCTCCTGTACCGTGGTGATGTCGTCCCCAAGGATGTCAACGCTGCCATCGCAGCCATCAAGACCAAGCGTACCATCCAGTTCGTCGACTGGTGTCCAACTGGCTTCAAGGTGGGCATCAACTACCAGCCACCCACCGTGGTGCCTGGTGGCGATCTGGCCAAGGTGCGGCGTGCCGTCTGCATGCTGAGCAACACCACTGCCATCGCTGAGGCCTGGGCTCGTCTGGATCACAAGTTTGATCTGATGTACGCCAAGCGTGCCTTCGTCCACTGGTACGTAGGAGAGGGTATGGAGGAGGGTGAGTTCTCTGAGGCTCGTGAGGATCTGGCTGCCCTGGAGAAGGACTACGAGGAGGTTGGACTCGACTCTGCTGACGATGACGGGGAGGAAGACGGCGAGGAATACTAG